The following proteins are encoded in a genomic region of Tenebrio molitor chromosome 7, icTenMoli1.1, whole genome shotgun sequence:
- the LOC138135768 gene encoding uncharacterized protein, with the protein MTPLRQTLLTQNLEESANSTFNMELCNVFLAANIPWHKLQNPAFQNFLTKYCGRKIPDESTLRKNYLPKCYKDTIDRIRNELDPFNIWVSVDETTDALGRYVANCLVGKLSEDEPGKSYLLASKQLERTNHETIARFVNQSLEILWSTRVVAEKFLLFVTDGAPYMIKSGRHLKVFYPKIVHVTCLAHALNLVAEKIRYQYEDVDNLISNVKKIFVKAPLRVEMYKEKLKEMPLPPQPILTRWGTWLQAAMFYSEHFDSIKEVVMSFDGSSAVAIQKAQSIMKKPGIKNQLIYVRSNFKIICESITQLEKNGLPLTDSIKIVENVFTSLKKSPGPVAAVALKKLEDVTEKNPGYKFLLELARIFRGEDVPEHDTKMEEIYYKFAPITSCEVERSFSKYKSILVDNRQCFKVENLEQYLVCNVNT; encoded by the exons atgacaccgcttcggcaaacgttgctgacacagaacttggaggaatcggcaaatagtacattcaatatggaactttgtaacgtctttttagctgccaatataccatggcacaaactacaaaatcctgcgtttcagaattttctgacaaaatattgtggtagaaaaattccggatgagtctactttacggaaaaattatttaccaaaatgctacaaagat actattgaccgcattcggaatgagctggatccttttaacatatgggtttcagttgacgaaacaacagatgcacttgggcgatatgtggcgaattgtctggttgggaaactttcagaagatgaacctggaaaatcttatcttttggcgtctaaacaattagaaagaacaaatcatgagacaatagctagattcgtaaatcaatctttag aaatcttgtggagtaccagagttgttgctgaaaagtttcttttgtttgtaacggatggagcaccatatatgataaaatctggtagacaccttaaggtgttttatccaaaaattgtgcatgtcacatgcttagcgcatgctttaaatctagtggctgaaaaaattcgctatcaatatgaagatgtggataatttaatttcgaacgtgaaaaaaattttcgttaaggcacctttgagagttgaaatgtacaaagaaaaactaaaagaaatgccactgcctccacagccaattttaacacgatggggaacatggcttcaggctgctatgttttacagcgaacactttgattccattaaagaa gttgtcatgtcctttgatggaagttctgctgttgctattcaaaaagcacagtctataatgaagaaacccggaataaaaaaccaattaatttatgttcgcagtaattttaaaataatctgcgaaagtattactcaattggaaaaaaatgggttacctttaaccgattcaatcaaaattgttgaaaacgtatttacctccctaaaaaaatctccaggccctgtagcagcagtagcattaaaaaaacttgaagatgttactgaaaaaaatcctggatacaaatttcttctagaattggcaagaatttttagaggtgaagatgtgccggaacatgacaccaaaatggaagaaatttattacaaatttgcgcccattacctcttgcgaggtagaaagaagtttttcaaaatataagtccattttggtggataaccgacaatgttttaaagtagaaaatttagagcaatatcttgtatgcaatgtaaatacgtaa